The sequence GTCACCGGCCTTGCTGAAGTCCTGCTTGGTCTGACCTGCCGTGAAGATGTCGATATCGAATTTGTCCTCGACCGGGTCGTAGGCCAAGTGTTCGATGATCATCGTTGCCTTCTGCTCGTTGATCAGCCGCACGGCTTCGGCGATGAAGCTCTCGGGATTGGTGCGGAACTGTGCAAACACTGCGACGCTGATTCCTTTCAGGATGTCTGCCGTCGTGCGTCGCGTCAGTTGCGTGCCTTCAGCGATCTTGCCGATGAGGTCGTACTTCACTGCCGAGTGAATCGAAGGCACGTTCTTCTCGGTTTCAGTGGCCTTGAGCACAAATGCTTCGCCATCTTTCAGCCCGTCGTAGGTCACCTGGGCAGCCTGCTCGCCGGTTTGAATCGTGTACTGCAACGGCGTCACGCGAAGGCTCTTGTCCAGTTCGGCAACGGCCTTCTTCACCAACTCTGCTGAATCAAAGTCAACGCTGTAAGCCGCCTTGCGATTGATCCGGTTCCACAGCTCCTTGAACTCCTGTTTGTTGAAGTTGCTGTTGAGCGGATTTTTCTTGGGGCGACGGTCATCGCCAATCTCAAACATCTGGTTGTCGCTGAAGACGCTGTCGATCAGTTGGTACACCTGTTCAGCATGAGCCTGCAGTTCCGGGGGCAACGGTGCCAGGGTGCCTTCCTTCTTGGCCTCGTGGTACGTGCCCGTGATGCGGTCGGTATCGTCGCTGTAGTCGTTCTTGAGCAGGTACTTGTAGATCTGCTTGGCCAGTTGCGGCGTGACCTCGACATTGCCGGTGGGCGTCTTGAGCACCTTGCCGGTGAAGTAGGCCTCGTTGGCCACCTTGGGGCGGGCAGACAAGGAGTCGCTGATATCTTTCTGCAGCGCAGTGACGAACTCCTTGAAGCTTTCGCTCGCCACCACGGTCAGCACGTTGACGTCATGGACGATGGCCGGATGATCCACCCGGTCGCCGAGCTGGTTGACTGACAAGCGCAGACCACGACCGACCTCTTGTCGGCGTGTCACCTCGTTGTTGTAGTCGGGATGCTTCAGGAAGCAGATCACGAAGACATTGGGGTTGTCCCAGCCTTCGCGCAGGGCCGAGTGCGAGAAGATGAAACGTACCGGCTCTTCGAATTTGAGAAGTTGCTCCTTCTTTCGCAGAATCAGGTCATAGGCATCCACATCGTCGGACAAGCCTTTGTTTTCACCAGTCTTGGCAATGCTCGGGTCCACGTCGCGCTTGGTCTTCTTGTCGATGGAGAAATACCCGCTGTGCGTTTTTTCCGCCGCAATGCCCTTCAGGTACTTGATGTACTGCGTTTCATCCAGATCCAGCACCTCGTTCAGGTACTGGCTGTATTCCTCTTCAAAGATCCGCGCGTAGTCACCTTTCTCGTCCGCTACCGAGTAGTCGCGGTACTTGACTACTTCATCGATGAAGAACAAGGTCAAGACCTTGATGTCTTGCTGAAACAGCGCCTGTTCCTTGTCGAAGTGCGCCTTGATCGCCTCCCGAATCTGGATGCGACGCAGCGACGCTTCGTTCACGTCCCCTGTGGCTTCGCCAACAAAAAGCTCAACGCCGTTGGTGAAGCTCAAGGTGTCGGTGTTTGCGTTGATGTCCGCGACCACAAACCCACGGTACTGATCCAGCTCGTTTGAAAAACCGTCGGAGAAGAGGTTGTCACCCTTGGAAAGCTTGCGCACCACGCGCTTGATCTCGCCGCTTTTCAGCTTCTGCTCGAACTCAACACGCGCCACAGGCGCCTTGCTCGAAATTTCGATGGATTGCAGGTATAAATAGGCATTGGTTCCCGCCAGACCCTTCACCGAGATGCCGCGCACGGCAATCTTCTTCACCAACTTCTGGTTGTAGGCATCCAGCGCGTCCAGCCGGTGAATCTTGTTGTGCGTGGTTTTGTGGGTGGCCGAGTAGCGCAGCACCATCAGCGCCTTGAATTCCTCCAAGGACTTCAGCGTGGCGGCGCCTTCCATCTTTTGCGGCTCGTCCAGGATCAGGATCGGGCGGTTAGCGCTGATCAC is a genomic window of Leeia aquatica containing:
- a CDS encoding type III restriction-modification system endonuclease encodes the protein MKLKFKTQAYQTAAVQAVVDCFKGQPPATAEAISYRIDPGKARKGVEDLFAEGGFKNADLKLTDIALLGNITQVQHQQNLPQSSELVKTKVSRVNLDVEMETGTGKTYCYIKTIFELNKQYGWSKFIIVVPSIAIREGVAKSLEITAEHFLETYHKKARFFIYNSKQLHHLESFSSDAGINVMVINVQAFAARGADNRRIYDVLDDFQSRRPIDVISANRPILILDEPQKMEGAATLKSLEEFKALMVLRYSATHKTTHNKIHRLDALDAYNQKLVKKIAVRGISVKGLAGTNAYLYLQSIEISSKAPVARVEFEQKLKSGEIKRVVRKLSKGDNLFSDGFSNELDQYRGFVVADINANTDTLSFTNGVELFVGEATGDVNEASLRRIQIREAIKAHFDKEQALFQQDIKVLTLFFIDEVVKYRDYSVADEKGDYARIFEEEYSQYLNEVLDLDETQYIKYLKGIAAEKTHSGYFSIDKKTKRDVDPSIAKTGENKGLSDDVDAYDLILRKKEQLLKFEEPVRFIFSHSALREGWDNPNVFVICFLKHPDYNNEVTRRQEVGRGLRLSVNQLGDRVDHPAIVHDVNVLTVVASESFKEFVTALQKDISDSLSARPKVANEAYFTGKVLKTPTGNVEVTPQLAKQIYKYLLKNDYSDDTDRITGTYHEAKKEGTLAPLPPELQAHAEQVYQLIDSVFSDNQMFEIGDDRRPKKNPLNSNFNKQEFKELWNRINRKAAYSVDFDSAELVKKAVAELDKSLRVTPLQYTIQTGEQAAQVTYDGLKDGEAFVLKATETEKNVPSIHSAVKYDLIGKIAEGTQLTRRTTADILKGISVAVFAQFRTNPESFIAEAVRLINEQKATMIIEHLAYDPVEDKFDIDIFTAGQTKQDFSKAGDKLRRHIYDYVITDSGIERKFVETLDTCTDVVVYAKLPRGFLIPTPVGDYNPDWAISFKEGAVKHVYFVAETKGSMSTMQLTKIEETKIECARKFFNEINRKYAPENVKYDVVKSFDKLMDLVNDESVPHLAPPV